The proteins below come from a single Chrysoperla carnea chromosome 1, inChrCarn1.1, whole genome shotgun sequence genomic window:
- the LOC123293448 gene encoding chromatin modification-related protein eaf-1-like → MRQAHLLNDWTNYSLVPTKISLLCICGIVILATTIEARKIRVRPRPQSLENEDSGVAEDIRAARVQYFAAEDPQEEQQQRIILVSEDDYNGLYGQPQVQAQARALQDNYIPHSRNAPKPQPQVIAQRTKGSTDAPKQPPVQTIRNYNKVNDDGSFTFGYEAADGSFKEETRGTDCVVRGKYGYVDPDGNKREFTYVSGNPCDPNAINDEDSDERRDSGSKSQQDDSDADTDDGQANYPKAFPVRPLRPSPSARPTPVPTRAPVTVFQNVYAQGSEEDEDEPLQVLQPQTPRPRLQPRPTPQYIARPQPSPTYQIQTESPRPAYHIQTESSRPSYQIQSQPTTPSALTFHHTNSPVNITPRPSTVKAQLPATTYRPQLVAVTPRPSQAALYTTKELEPAHRLFPSSTPTPITRTPSGTIDFQAEFAKFAAQDSNAVVSTPKTLLKSSEKVKPAPFQGSEPIYSSELVYDPSSGQYKTQLYQTLPQTTGDFSLSHRIQPYVHQQAQQPSRLVSLQQLQQQSPIYRTIPQQSAIPQQRPQPTQQLYQQQQAELQFQNSQQLYAQQQRARAQATQRPAPAPVSVQQQPQQFYYLQPSPQTQQHALAQGQIEAFLRGHNIDFK, encoded by the coding sequence TCGCTGCTATGTATATGCGGCATTGTAATTTTAGCGACCACAATAGAAGCACGTAAAATTCGTGTCAGACCTCGACCACAATCACTAGAAAATGAGGATAGTGGTGTTGCGGAGGATATACGAGCGGCACGTGTGCAATATTTTGCAGCCGAAGATCCACAAGAAGAACAACAACAACGTATCATTCTAGTCTCCGAAGATGATTACAATGGATTATATGGTCAACCCCAAGTACAAGCACAAGCAAGAGCACTTCAAGATAATTACATTCCTCATTCTCGAAACGCACCAAAACCACAGCCCCAAGTAATTGCACAACGTACAAAAGGAAGCACTGATGCTCCAAAACAACCTCCCGTACAAACAATtcgaaattataataaagtaaatgaTGATGGGTCATTCACTTTTGGCTATGAAGCAGCTGATGGTAGTTTTAAGGAAGAGACACGTGGTACAGATTGTGTGGTACGTGGTAAATATGGATACGTCGATCCAGATGGTAACAAACGTGAATTCACTTACGTATCTGGTAATCCATGTGATCCAAATGCAATTAATGATGAAGATTCCGATGAACGTAGAGACAGTGGAAGTAAAAGCCAGCAAGATGATAGCGATGCTGATACCGATGATGGTCAAGCAAATTATCCTAAAGCTTTCCCTGTACGTCCTTTAAGGCCATCTCCATCAGCCCGTCCAACTCCAGTTCCAACAAGAGCCCCAGTAACCGTATTCCAAAATGTATATGCCCAAGGCAGTGAAGAAGATGAAGATGAACCTCTTCAAGTATTACAACCGCAAACTCCACGACCACGTCTTCAACCAAGACCTACACCTCAATATATTGCACGTCCTCAACCAAGTCCTACATATCAAATTCAAACCGAATCACCACGTCCAGCATACCATATTCAGACAGAATCATCTCGCCCTTCATACCAAATTCAATCACAACCAACCACACCTAGCGCGTTAACCTTCCATCATACTAATTCCCCCGTAAATATTACGCCACGCCCATCAACAGTGAAAGCACAATTACCCGCTACGACATATCGTCCTCAATTGGTAGCTGTGACTCCACGGCCATCTCAAGCCGCCCTATACACAACCAAAGAACTTGAACCAGCACATAGACTTTTCCCATCCTCTACTCCAACACCAATCACAAGAACTCCATCTGGAACAATTGATTTCCAAGCTGAATTCGCCAAGTTTGCAGCCCAAGACAGTAATGCTGTGGTTTCCACACCAAAAACACTTCTTAAATCTTCAGAAAAAGTAAAACCAGCACCATTCCAAGGTAGTGAACCAATCTATTCATCAGAATTAGTTTACGATCCATCTTCTGGTCAATATAAAACACAGCTCTATCAAACATTACCACAAACTACTGGTGACTTTTCACTCAGCCATCGTATTCAACCTTATGTGCATCAACAAGCTCAACAACCATCACGATTAGTGAGCTTGCAACAATTACAACAACAATCGCCGATCTATAGAACAATCCCACAACAATCTGCCATACCACAACAGAGACCCCAACCTACTCAACAATTATATCAACAGCAACAAGCTGAGCTACAATTCCAAAATTCACAACAATTATATGCTCAACAACAACGTGCCCGAGCACAAGCAACACAACGACCCGCACCAGCACCGGTATCCGTGCAACAACAACcacaacaattttattatcttcaACCAAGTCCTCAAACTCAACAGCATGCGCTAGCTCAAGGTCAAATTGAAGCTTTCTTAAGGGGGCACAATATTGACTTTAAGTAG